The following are encoded in a window of Colletotrichum lupini chromosome 3, complete sequence genomic DNA:
- a CDS encoding kinesin motor domain-containing protein codes for MDSALPQKSSANLFQVYLRLRPPPAGAASSDRFVDVEESHEGSHPTHITLNPPNDRKRSTEKFAFTRVFEEEASQLDVFHCTGVASLVEGVLAPHGGHGTDALIATLGVTGSGKSHTILGSRSTRGMTQLALDVVFRSIGSNMYDSPTLESSLQSSDASDATIISAPCFLETVFADFGSSRGGGSRAGTPMLVGPPVHFVEFPFQPFAHNERQKRFQQPVELTGVRLVPPTPDHPRGKPRDRFSTPVREDFKIHEDVAEKHFMAVTTASKVKNTAKQLVKGEHGPPPTPRRALQRPSALPSAPDISSVNVSSDPDSDYAVVLSMYEVYNDKIYDLLTPPIKSNATKEYRRRPLLFKSTEQSSDRKVVAGLKKIACTTMREAIMVLEAGLHERQVAGTGSNSVSSRSHGFFCVEVKKRSRAGRYRSWTGNTLTIVDLAGSERARDAKTQGATLAEAGKINESLMYLGQCLQAQSGMGNSSKPTVMPFRQCKMTELLFSNSFSASSSSSAGVVPRRNAQRGIMIVTADAHGDANATSQILRYSALAREVTIPRIPSITSTILADTPSSAHPPSGMRSPDLPPQRRGYFGHGSSGHRNFSPNSDNGDRVLMEHAALEIARMQEEITNLHVELDDEREMRVTAEAHLLSMEDRLLELEQTVREDCMAEFDARFELELARWKATLAAEQEKGEEHWDRKMELFEKGLGLTIDDEAGEDKENLLVEDLEDENERLRRENEILKRELAQRSPSKRKPLQEREDFGVRKGGATGVSNLGRKMEQLRVSNESTGGSSGSPKKMRKLATKRWETVADDEF; via the exons ATGGATTCCGCATTACCGCAGAAGTCGTCGGCAAACCTCTTCCAGGTATATCTGCGCTTGAGACCGCCCCCGGCTGGCGCAGCTTCGTCCGACAGATTCGTCGATGTCGAAGAGTCCCACGAGGGCTCGCATCCAACCCATATTACACTGAACCCTCCCAACGACCGCAAGCGATCGACAGAAAAGTTTGCCTTCACCAGAGTCTTCGAAGAAGAGGCCTCTCAGCTCGATGTTTTCCACTGCACAGGAGTCGCCTCACTTGTTGAGGGTGTCCTGGCTCCTCATGGTGGACATGGTACCGATGCTCTGATCGCTACTCTGGGCGTCACTGGATCAGGAAAG TCGCACACTATTCTTGGCTCACGCTCAACACGAGGCATGACACAACTTGCGCTCGACGTCGTCTTCAGATCAATTGGCTCCAACATGTACGACTCGCCGACTTTGGAGAGCTCTCTCCAGTCCTCAGATGCCTCGGATGCCACCATTATATCCGCACCGTGTTTCCTCGAGACCGTCTTCGCAGACTTTGGCTCATCCCGCGGGGGAGGTTCGAGGGCGGGAACACCGATGCTTGTAGGACCCCCTGTTCATTTCGTCGAATTTCCCTTTCAGCCTTTCGCACACAACGAGAGGCAAAAGCGATTCCAGCAGCCAGTCGAGTTGACAGGCGTGCGTCTTGTGCCGCCGACACCAGACCATCCAAGGGGCAAGCCTCGCGATCGCTTTTCCACGCCAGTGCGGGAAGATTTCAAGATTCATGAAGACGTCGCTGAAAAGCACTTCATGGCTGTGACTACAGCATCCAAAGTAAAGAACACAGCTAAACAACTAGTGAAGGGTGAACACGGTCCTCCTCCAACCCCTCGACGCGCCCTGCAGCGACCCTCAGCTCTTCCCTCAGCTCCTGACATTAGCTCCGTCAACGTGTCTTCGGACCCCGATTCAGACTATGCCGTTGTTTTGTCCATGTACGAGGTCTATAATGACAAAATTTACGATCTTCTAACCCCGCCCATCAAATCCAACGCTACAAAAGAGTACCGGCGTCGGCCTCTACTCTTCAAATCAACCGAGCAGTCCTCCGATAGGAAGGTTGTGGCTGGACTGAAGAAGATTGCGTGTACGACCATGAGAGAAGCTATCATGGTATTGGAGGCAGGTTTACATGAGCGTCAGGTTGCTGGAACTGGCAGCAATAGTGTCTCCTCACGCAGCCACGGGTTCTTCTGTGTTGAGGTGAAGAAAAGATCCAGAGCAGGGCGCTACCGATCTTGGACCGGCAATACTCTGACTATTGTTGACTTGGCTGGCTCCGAGCGTGCCCGAGATGCCAAGACGCAAGGCGCAACTCTCGCCGAAGCCGGCAAGATCAACGAGAGTTTGATGTATCTCGGTCAGTGTCTCCAGGCACAAAGCGGTATGGGCAACAGCAGCAAG CCTACTGTCATGCCATTCCGGCAATGCAAGATGACTGAGCTTCTATTCTCAAACTCCTTCTCGGCGTCGTCTTCATCATCTGCGGGTGTTGTGCCTCGTCGGAATGCCCAGCGAGGCATTATGATCGTCACTGCCGATGCACACGGCGACGCGAATGCGACCTCGCAGATTCTCAGATATAGCGCCCTCGCTAGGGAAGTAACGATTCCTCGGATTCCCAGCATTACATCGACTATTCTGGCCGATACACCCTCATCAGCGCACCCGCCGTCAGGAATGAGATCCCCTGATTTGCCTCCACAGCGCCGAGGATACTTTGGCCATGGATCGTCTGGCCATCGCAACTTCTCTCCAAATTCAGATAACGGAGACAGAGTGCTCATGGAGCATGCGGCGCTGGAAATTGCTCGTATGCAGGAAGAGATAACCAACCTTCACGTCGAGCTAGACGACGAACGCGAGATGAGAGTTACCGCTGAAGCACATCTGCTCAGCATGGAAGACAGACTGCTGGAGCTAGAGCAGACAGTACGTGAGGATTGCATGGCTGAGTTTGACGCTCGCTTCGAGTTAGAGCTGGCCCGCTGGAAAGCAACTCTTGCTGCAGAGCAAGAGAAGGGCGAGGAGCACTGGGATCGTAAGATGGAGCTTTTCGAAAAGGGGCTTGGCCTAACAATCGACGACGAGGCCGGCGAGGACAAAGAGAATTTACTCGTCGAGGACCTTGAAGACGAGAACGAAAGACTTCGACGCGAGAACGAGATCCTGAAGCGGGAGCTCGCGCAAAGAAGCCCGAGCAAGCGGAAGCCGCTCCAAGAACGCGAAGACTTTGGTGTCCGCAAAGGCGGCGCCACTGGTGTGAGCAACCTCGGTCGCAAGATGGAGCAACTACGCGTTAGCAACGAAAGTACTGGTGGCAGCTCGGGGAGTCCCAAGAAGATGCGGAAGCTCGCGACGAAGCGATGGGAGACGGTTGCCGACGATGAATTCTGA
- a CDS encoding DEAD/DEAH box helicase, which produces MSCRGSRIRNSKSNWAWGGPGCFGCLQEIFWRGQVSTKNFPRAWDVIRSRQLLNFLHRSLRQSLPSLRHTAQRAVDDKDAFLDDKKGGIEGEDAFLQATKGGANELVFQTESDSEDNIAADADSDVEINADVTADATEEVTKSFKELGVVESLCEACESLGYKKPTPIQAQSIPHALANRDIIGLAETGSGKTAAAWSSVQDSCAIVMWKSDRHRLSQIPCRFPLPVTTFALPVIQALLEKPQPFFGLVLAPTRELAAQIGAQFEALGSLINLRCAVIVGGLDFVSQAIALGKRPHILVATPGRLVDHLEKTKGFSLRSLKYLVMDEADRLLDMDFGPAITSLLKFLPRERRTFLFSATMSTKIESLSRASLRDPVRVSISSNKYQTVKGLIQHYCFVPHTQKDTYLIYLGNEFAGKRIIIFARTVAEVQRLSILLRALGFSAIPLHGQLNQTARLGALSRFREGTRQILVATDVAARGLDIPLVDVVINHDLPQDSKTMIHRIGRTARAGKSGIAISLVTQYDLEIYLRIEAALGKKLTEYPTQKDEVMVFQSRVEEAQRHARMEMKNLMENQGKKGSTLKGGKKGKGNKRRHDDMDAEEG; this is translated from the exons ATGAGTTGTCGAGGATCCAGAATCCGCAATTCGAAAAGCAACTGGGCCTGGGGCGGACCTGGATGCTTTGGTTGTCTGCAGGAAATTTTTTGGCGGGGCCAG GTCTCCACTAAAAACTTTCCCAGAGCGTGGGATGTCATCAGGTCGCGCCAACTGCTAAACTTTTTGCACCGAAGCCTTCGACAATCGCTTCCCTCTTTGCGCCACACCGCACAGCGAGCTGTCGACGACAAAGATGCCTTCCTCGACGACAAAAAAGGCGGCATCGAAGGCGAAGATGCCTTCCTCCAAGCGACAAAAGGTGGCGCAAACGAGCTCGTCTTCCAAA CCGAATCTGATTCCGAAGACAATATCGCAGCCGATGCCGATTCCGATGTCGAGATCAATGCTGACGTTACTGCCGATGCCACTGAGGAAGTGACCAAGAGCTTCAAGGAGCTG GGTGTCGTCGAGTCCCTATGCGAAGCATGCGAATCTCTCGGATACAAGAAGCCCACACCTATTCAGGCTCAGTCAATCCCTCACGCCCTTGCGAATCGCGATATCATTGGTCTGGCCGAGACAGGTTCAGGAAAAACGGCGGCT GCTTGGTCAAGTGTCCAAGACTCTTGTGCGATTGTAATGTGGAAATCCGATCGTCATCGACTTTCACAGATCCCCTGCCGTTTTCCTCTACCCGTCACGACT TTCGCACTCCCCGTTATTCAAGCACTCTTGGAGAAACCTCAACCGTTCTTTGGACTTGTTCTCGCGCCCACAAGAGAGTTGGCGGCACAGATTGGTGCACAGTTCGAGGCACTTGGTAGCCTGATCAACTTGCGATGCGCCGTAATTGTCGGCGGTCTCGACTTC GTCTCTCAGGCTATTGCTCTCGGCAAGCGCCCCCATATTCTTGTCGCTACACCCGGACGTCTAGTTGATCACCTCGAGAAGACTAAGGGTTTCTCCTTGCGCTCGCTGAAGTACTTGGTGATGGACGAAGCCGATAGACTGCTTGACATGGATTTCGGCCCAGCCATCACCTCTCTCCTCAAGTTTCTCCCCCGCGAACGCCGAACTTTCCTCTTCTCCGCTACGATGAGCACAAAGATCGAGAGTCTGTCCCGGGCCAGTTTGAGAGACCCAGTCCGCGTCAGCATCAGCTCCAACAAATACCAGACGGTCAAGGGGTTGATCCAGCACTACTGCTTTGTTCCTCATACGCAAAAGGATACCTACCTGATTTATCTTGGTAACGAGTTCGCCGGCAAGCGCATCATCATCTTCGCCCGCACTGTTGCGGAGGTGCAACGGTTGTCGATCCTGCTGCGTGCGTTAGGATTCTCCGCCATCCCTCTGCATGGACAGCTCAACCAGACTGCTCGTCTTGGTGCGCTTTCCAGGTTCCGTGAAGGAACTCGCCAGATTTTGGTCGCCACC GATGTCGCTGCCAGAGGTCTCGATATTCCGCTCGTCGACGTTGTCATAAATCACGACTTGCCGCAGGACAGCAAGACCAT GATTCATCGAATCGGTCGTACCGCTCGTGCCGGAAAGTCAGGCATTGCCATCAGTCTAGTCACACAATACGACCTCGAAATTTACCTGCGAATCGAGGCCGCCCTCGGCAAGAAGCTGACCGAGTACCCCACGCAAAAGGACGAGGTCATGGTCTTCCAGAGTCGCGTTGAGGAGGCACAAAGACACGCCAGAATGGAGATGAAGAATCTGATGGAGAACCAAGGCAAGAAGGGCTCGACTCTCAAGGGTGGGAAGAAAGGCAAGGGCAACAAGAGGCGTCACGACGACATGGACGCTGAGGAGGGCTAA
- a CDS encoding sugar transporter: MNYKLESSDESILIASTFGAQRPDNKIQACGTVVASTFSSFPGHCKNPRESDVGYKGLVHEPYIFFLACFASIGGVLFGYDQGVISGVLVMNNFAKQFPTLSEDATLQGWMVAVLTLGAMVGALVNGPIADALSRRWTILLANIIFLIGSIIQAASINVPMIFIGRFIAGLSIGQLSMVVPLYLSELAPPNLRGSLVALQQLGITVGIMIAFWLDYGTQHIGGTGDGQSPAAWRLPLALQCVPSIILGAGTFFLPYTPRWLLMKDREEDALTTLVRIRRVPPTDARLKLELTEIKVAARFDIETTAELFPGVTSRLRLTLERYKSLFVVRNLNRRLVIACLLQLIQQFTGINAIIYYSPTIFRNIGLSDNSIDLLATGVVGVINFFSTIPAIMFMDRWGRKKVLLIGGVGMGVSQLIVGTLYAVYKDSWASNKSAGWAAAFFIWAYIANFAFSIGCVNWIVPSEIFPPGVRSQAVGLAIGTNWLSNFIVALITPRMLEAITFGTFC; encoded by the exons ATGAACTACAAGTTGGAGTCGTCTGATGAAAGCATCCTCATCGCCTCCACCTTCGGAGCACAGCGCCCCGACAACAAGATTCAGGCTTGCGGCACCGTGGTAGCATCCACTTTCTCCAGTTTCCCCGGTCATTGCAAGAACCCCAGAGAGTCTGACGTGG GCTACAAAGGTCTCGTTCACGAGCCATACATCTTCTTTCTCGCATGTTTTGCAAGCATTGGTGGTGTGTTATTTGG TTACGACCAAGGCGTAATCAGTGGCGTTCTGGTGATGAATAACTTT GCCAAACAATTTCCAACCCTCTCCGAAGATGCGACTCTCCAAGGGTGGATGGTGGCAGTACTCACACTGGGAGCAATGGTTGGCGCATTGGTCAATGGCCCAATTGCTGACGCCCTATCTCGTCGCTGGACTATTCTCCTAGCCAACATCATCTTCCTCATCGGCTCGATCATCCAAGCTGCGTCGATCAACGTTCCCATGATATTTATCGGCCGCTTCATTGCCGGGTTGTCGATCGGCCAGTTGTCCATGGTTGTTCCCCTATACCTGAGTGAGCTCGCGCCGCCAAACCTTCGAGGAAGTCTGGTCGCGCTTCAGCAGCTTGGCATTACAGTGGGAATCATGATTGCTTTTTGGTTAGATTACGGGACCCAGCATATCGGAGGTACAGGTGACGGCCAGTCTCCTGCAGCTTGGAGACTCCCGCTCGCTCTCCAATGTGTGCCTTCAATAATACTTGGAGCTGGGACCTTCTTTTTACCATACACCCCGCGTTGGCTTTTGATGAAAG ATCGCGAGGAGGATGCGCTTACCACCCTTGTCCGCATCCGGCGTGTCCCCCCAACAGATGCTCGGCTTAAGCTCGAGTTGACAGAGATCAAGGTCGCAGCCCGATTTGACATCGAGACAACCGCCGAGTTGTTTCCTGGCGTCACTTCACGCCTGAGACTCACGTTGGAGAGATACAAGTCGCTATTCGTTGTTCGCAATCTCAATCGTCGCTTGGTGATTGCCTGCCTCCTTCAACTCATACAACAATTTACCG GCATCAACGCTATCATCTATTATTCGCCGACAATCTTCCGGAACATAGGACTCTCAGACAACTCCATAGATCTACTAGCAACTGGTGTCGTTGGGGTCATTAACTTCTTCTCCACCATCCCCGCCATCATGTTCATGGACAGATGGGGGCGGAAGAAAGTCCTCCTCATCGGCGGAGTTGGCATGGGGGTTTCCCAACTCATTGTTGGAACTCTTTATGCTGTCTACAAAGACAGCTGGGCAAGCAATAAGTCAGCTGGGTGGGCTGCTGCGTTCTTTATATGGGCCTACATCGCCAATTTTGCTTTCAGCATCGGATGCGTCAACTGGATTGTGCCTTCGGAGATCTTCCCGCCTGGGGTCCGATCCCAAGCGGTTGGTCTTGCGATTGGAACCAATTGGCTGAGCAAC TTCATCGTTGCTCTCATCACTCCCCGAATGCTCGAGGCGATCACATTCGGCACAttctgttag